In the Methylophilus sp. 5 genome, one interval contains:
- a CDS encoding IS110 family transposase, with translation MSNVTTIGIDLAKDVFAVCAMDVTGAVVYHKALKRDAFVAWAQQLQPCNIAMEACGSSHHWGRWFAALGHTARLMAPEFVQPFRKSMAAKNDRNDAEPIAIAARQPTMRFVAIKSVEQQSVLVWHRLREGYKEERTAHLNRMRGLLGEFGIWPPRSADKLIRALPGLTADCAIPEGLRLAIEQSLRYLKSVHEHIALCDQHIRQHLTSQPAALRLTVMTGIGTLTASATLATVVNASQFKNGRQFAAWLGLTPRQMSSGGKTRLGRTSRRGDTYVRSLLVQGAKSTLQVALRQTQDKASRLQQWIVSVYQRVGYHKTLVAIANKHARMMWAILAKDTGYDANVWQRWQAPAANCQRQINIRDLNLA, from the coding sequence ATGAGCAATGTTACAACGATAGGGATTGATTTGGCAAAAGATGTCTTTGCTGTGTGTGCCATGGATGTAACTGGGGCGGTGGTGTATCACAAAGCGCTTAAACGTGATGCTTTTGTGGCTTGGGCGCAGCAGTTGCAGCCTTGTAACATCGCCATGGAAGCCTGTGGTTCATCGCATCATTGGGGGCGATGGTTTGCTGCGCTTGGGCATACCGCTCGCTTGATGGCGCCTGAGTTTGTACAGCCGTTTCGTAAAAGTATGGCCGCTAAAAATGACCGCAATGATGCCGAACCGATTGCCATTGCAGCCAGACAACCGACCATGCGCTTTGTGGCGATTAAAAGCGTTGAGCAGCAATCTGTACTGGTCTGGCATCGGCTGCGTGAAGGCTATAAGGAAGAGCGCACCGCACATTTAAACCGTATGCGTGGATTGCTCGGCGAGTTTGGCATTTGGCCGCCTCGCAGTGCCGATAAGCTGATACGCGCTTTACCAGGGCTGACCGCCGATTGTGCTATCCCCGAAGGGCTACGCTTGGCGATAGAGCAATCGCTGCGGTATCTGAAATCTGTGCATGAACACATAGCGCTGTGTGACCAGCATATACGCCAGCATCTCACCTCACAACCGGCAGCACTGCGACTGACCGTGATGACAGGCATAGGCACGCTGACAGCCAGCGCTACTCTGGCAACCGTTGTCAATGCAAGTCAGTTTAAAAATGGCAGACAGTTTGCCGCGTGGCTGGGACTCACGCCCAGACAGATGAGCTCGGGCGGTAAAACCAGGCTGGGCAGAACCAGCCGGCGCGGCGACACTTATGTGCGTAGCCTGCTGGTACAAGGTGCTAAAAGCACCTTGCAGGTTGCCTTGCGACAAACGCAAGACAAAGCCAGCCGTTTGCAGCAGTGGATAGTCAGCGTGTATCAGCGCGTAGGCTATCACAAAACACTGGTCGCCATTGCCAACAAACATGCGCGCATGATGTGGGCCATACTGGCAAAAGACACTGGATACGATGCTAACGTCTGGCAGCGCTGGCAGGCGCCCGCTGCCAATTGCCAGAGGCAAATCAACATACGTGATTTAAATCTGGCATGA
- the rlmN gene encoding 23S rRNA (adenine(2503)-C(2))-methyltransferase RlmN codes for MVNLLNFNQPQLAEYFASLGEKPFRAKQLMRWMHHFGVLELDQMTDIAKTLREKLRQETEFKLPDIQLEQVSDDGTRKWLVGTNNLKDGTNNSVETVFIPEDDRGTLCISSQVGCALECTFCSTGRQGFNRNLNVSEIIGQLWIANHALRQAPGYDLLPPGERIISNVVMMGMGEPLANYDNVVTAMQIMLDDSAYGLSRRRVTLSTSGMVPAMDRLKEDCPVALAVSLHAPNDALRDEIVPINKKYPIKDLMAACERYLVKAPRDFVTFEYVMLDGVNDTLEHAKQLINIVRNVPCKFNLIPFNPFPNSGYGTSKPMQVRAFRDMLMQAGFVVTVRKTRGDDIDAACGQLAGKVLDKTKRSEKTIAIHPEQ; via the coding sequence TTGGTTAACTTACTTAATTTTAACCAACCGCAACTCGCCGAGTACTTTGCAAGTCTCGGCGAGAAGCCTTTTCGCGCCAAGCAATTGATGCGCTGGATGCATCATTTCGGGGTACTTGAACTCGATCAGATGACCGACATTGCCAAAACCCTGCGCGAAAAACTGCGCCAGGAAACCGAATTCAAATTGCCTGACATTCAGCTTGAGCAAGTGTCTGATGATGGCACGCGCAAATGGCTGGTCGGCACCAACAACTTAAAAGACGGCACTAACAACAGTGTAGAAACCGTTTTTATCCCTGAAGATGACCGTGGCACGCTGTGTATCTCAAGCCAGGTAGGCTGTGCGCTTGAATGCACTTTTTGCAGCACCGGTCGTCAGGGCTTTAACCGCAACTTAAATGTATCTGAAATCATCGGCCAGTTATGGATTGCCAACCACGCCTTGCGACAGGCGCCTGGCTATGACTTACTGCCGCCCGGTGAGCGCATTATCTCCAATGTGGTGATGATGGGCATGGGTGAACCGCTCGCCAACTATGACAACGTCGTCACCGCCATGCAAATCATGCTCGACGACAGCGCTTATGGCTTGAGCCGCCGCCGCGTGACACTGTCAACCAGCGGTATGGTGCCAGCGATGGACCGCTTAAAAGAAGACTGCCCGGTGGCACTGGCCGTTTCGCTGCATGCCCCTAACGATGCCCTGCGCGACGAAATCGTGCCTATCAATAAAAAATATCCGATTAAAGACCTGATGGCTGCCTGTGAGCGCTATCTGGTCAAAGCGCCACGTGACTTTGTGACGTTTGAATATGTGATGCTGGACGGCGTGAATGACACGCTGGAGCATGCCAAGCAACTGATTAACATTGTGCGCAATGTGCCGTGCAAATTTAACCTGATTCCTTTTAACCCGTTCCCTAACAGCGGTTACGGCACCTCCAAACCAATGCAGGTGCGTGCATTTCGTGATATGTTAATGCAGGCTGGGTTTGTGGTCACCGTGCGTAAAACACGCGGTGATGATATTGATGCAGCCTGCGGTCAACTCGCGGGCAAAGTGTTGGACAAAACCAAACGGTCAGAAAAAACCATCGCGATTCACCCGGAACAGTAA
- the aqpZ gene encoding aquaporin Z codes for MKKYVAEFFGTFWLVLGGCGSAVLAAAFPDLGIGLLGVSLAFGLTVLTMAFAIGHISGCHLNPAVSIGLWAGGRFQAKELLPYIVSQVLGAIVAGGVLYVIASGKAGFDVAAGFASNGYDEHSPGGYSLLAAFVSEVVMTMMFLVVIMGATDKRAPQGFAPIAIGLCLTLIHLISIPVTNTSVNPARSTGVAVFVDGWAISQLWLFWLAPIVGAVLGAVIYRFIGSEKA; via the coding sequence ATGAAAAAATATGTGGCAGAATTTTTTGGGACTTTTTGGTTGGTATTAGGCGGCTGCGGCAGTGCCGTGCTGGCGGCAGCTTTTCCAGACCTGGGCATTGGTTTGTTGGGTGTTTCGCTGGCGTTTGGCTTGACTGTTCTTACCATGGCGTTTGCTATCGGGCATATTTCGGGCTGTCACCTTAACCCGGCGGTCTCTATCGGCTTGTGGGCGGGTGGCCGTTTTCAGGCTAAAGAGTTACTGCCGTATATTGTGTCGCAAGTGTTGGGGGCGATTGTGGCAGGCGGTGTTTTGTATGTCATTGCCAGTGGCAAAGCGGGTTTTGATGTTGCGGCAGGTTTTGCTTCTAATGGTTATGATGAGCATTCACCTGGGGGCTACAGCTTGCTGGCAGCGTTTGTGAGTGAGGTGGTGATGACCATGATGTTTTTGGTGGTGATTATGGGTGCCACTGACAAACGCGCACCACAAGGATTTGCGCCGATTGCCATTGGTTTATGCCTCACCTTAATACATTTGATCTCCATTCCAGTCACTAATACTTCTGTGAATCCTGCACGCAGTACCGGTGTGGCAGTGTTTGTGGATGGCTGGGCGATTTCACAGCTGTGGTTGTTTTGGCTGGCACCAATTGTGGGGGCGGTGTTAGGCGCGGTGATCTACCGTTTTATCGGTAGCGAAAAAGCGTAA
- a CDS encoding formylmethanofuran dehydrogenase: MTNQQDSMHACPACGLLCDDISGDAIARQQFSCGKAAKFYARVTTGVSPQVAGQPASLAEAVKAAAAALKQASAPLVAGSSTDVHGARALVSLAQQTGAAMTHINASSTLRNMKVLQHRGWQTTTLTEVRNRADVILMIGTDVVSHNTRFFDRVVWVDEAMFTEPAARKIIYLGGDKLSTKPGVSPDGRAPEVIACASEHLPEVVAMLRALVMDKPVTATTVAGVAVSTLKSLAETLKAAKYATLVWVSKDLHYDHAELTIENITETVVALNQKSRAMGLSMGGSDGDTSVNYAHTWLNGVIIDAPEWESHDAVVWVNSYSPQAMPPAGTAPVIVLGAPDSTFAAAPAVFIPVATPGLDCNGQQFRVDGSVTLPLTAAKPTDLPTLTQVVAMIEAQLKGDLA, encoded by the coding sequence ATGACAAATCAACAAGACAGTATGCATGCTTGCCCGGCCTGTGGCTTGCTATGCGACGATATTTCGGGGGATGCCATTGCCAGGCAGCAGTTTTCGTGTGGCAAGGCGGCAAAATTTTATGCGCGGGTAACCACAGGCGTATCGCCGCAGGTGGCTGGTCAACCCGCATCATTGGCCGAGGCAGTTAAGGCCGCGGCGGCAGCGCTCAAGCAGGCAAGCGCGCCATTGGTCGCCGGTAGCAGCACCGATGTGCATGGGGCGCGTGCGCTGGTTAGCCTGGCCCAACAGACGGGGGCCGCCATGACACATATCAATGCCAGCAGCACTTTGCGCAATATGAAAGTATTGCAGCACCGTGGCTGGCAAACCACCACGCTGACCGAGGTACGCAACCGTGCCGATGTGATTTTGATGATAGGCACCGACGTGGTCAGCCATAACACCCGCTTTTTTGATCGCGTGGTGTGGGTAGATGAAGCCATGTTTACTGAGCCTGCGGCCCGCAAGATTATTTACCTGGGCGGCGACAAATTGAGTACCAAGCCTGGTGTGTCGCCCGATGGCCGCGCGCCAGAGGTGATTGCCTGTGCGTCTGAACATTTGCCCGAAGTGGTGGCTATGTTGCGCGCGTTGGTGATGGATAAGCCAGTGACGGCGACAACGGTGGCCGGTGTGGCGGTGAGCACCTTAAAGTCTCTTGCTGAGACATTGAAAGCGGCCAAATATGCCACGTTGGTGTGGGTATCTAAAGATTTGCATTACGACCATGCTGAACTCACCATTGAAAATATCACCGAAACGGTGGTTGCACTCAATCAGAAGAGCCGCGCCATGGGCTTGTCTATGGGTGGCAGCGATGGTGATACCAGCGTGAACTATGCGCATACCTGGCTCAACGGCGTCATTATTGATGCGCCTGAGTGGGAGAGCCATGACGCGGTGGTGTGGGTCAATAGTTATAGCCCGCAAGCCATGCCGCCTGCAGGCACTGCGCCTGTGATTGTGCTGGGCGCGCCTGACAGTACTTTTGCCGCGGCCCCGGCAGTGTTTATTCCAGTGGCAACCCCGGGCCTTGATTGCAACGGCCAGCAGTTCCGTGTTGACGGTTCTGTAACCTTGCCATTGACGGCAGCTAAACCGACTGACTTGCCAACACTGACGCAAGTGGTGGCCATGATAGAAGCGCAATTAAAAGGAGATTTGGCATGA
- a CDS encoding EamA family transporter codes for MESQWLFWALLSACFAALTAIFAKVGIQGVDSDFATLIRTVLITLVLAPFVWLAGKWSNPFALPHRSLFFLGLSALATGGSWLCYFRALQLGEASKVAPVDKLSLVLVAVFACLFLGERLNAREWLGLALVAIGVLVLAIKR; via the coding sequence ATGGAGAGTCAATGGTTGTTTTGGGCGTTGCTGTCTGCCTGTTTTGCGGCACTCACAGCAATCTTTGCCAAAGTGGGTATTCAGGGCGTGGATTCTGATTTTGCGACCTTGATCCGTACAGTACTGATTACGCTGGTGCTGGCTCCGTTTGTCTGGCTGGCGGGCAAGTGGAGTAATCCCTTCGCGCTGCCGCATCGCTCGCTATTTTTTCTGGGTTTGTCTGCGCTGGCCACTGGCGGCTCATGGCTGTGCTATTTTCGCGCCCTGCAGTTAGGCGAAGCCTCTAAAGTGGCGCCGGTAGATAAACTCAGCCTGGTGCTGGTCGCCGTGTTTGCCTGCCTGTTTTTGGGCGAGCGTTTAAATGCGCGTGAGTGGCTAGGGTTGGCGCTGGTGGCCATTGGTGTACTGGTGCTGGCAATCAAGCGCTAG
- the fhcD gene encoding formylmethanofuran--tetrahydromethanopterin N-formyltransferase: MVINGVEIDDTFAEAFNMRGTRILITAQNLRWAYNAANAMTGFATSVIGCGVEAGIERALSEDETPDGRPGLSVLMFAMGSKVLMQQLETRMGQCILTCPTAAAFAGIESEDMISLGKHLRFFGDGYQVSKQIPDANGKLKRYWRIPVMDGEFLTEETTGMVRAIGGGNFLVLGASQAQVLTACEAAIDAMRKLPNVIMPFPGGVVRSGSKVGSKYPKMFASTNDAFCPTLKGVVKSELDPRVESVMEIVVNGLTFEDIAVSMKAGIEAACGLGKDNGILRVSAGNYGGKLGQHHFKLRPILSGEVSA, from the coding sequence ATGGTGATTAATGGGGTTGAAATTGATGATACCTTTGCCGAAGCATTTAATATGCGCGGCACGCGTATTCTGATTACCGCGCAAAACCTGCGCTGGGCCTATAACGCCGCCAACGCCATGACTGGCTTTGCCACCAGCGTGATTGGCTGTGGCGTAGAGGCTGGCATAGAGCGCGCACTGAGCGAGGATGAAACGCCAGATGGCCGTCCTGGCCTCAGTGTGCTGATGTTTGCCATGGGCAGTAAAGTGCTGATGCAGCAACTGGAAACCCGCATGGGGCAATGTATTCTCACGTGCCCAACGGCGGCGGCATTTGCAGGTATTGAGTCTGAAGACATGATTAGCCTGGGCAAGCATTTACGCTTTTTTGGCGATGGTTACCAGGTCTCCAAACAAATCCCGGATGCGAACGGCAAGCTCAAGCGCTATTGGCGTATCCCCGTGATGGATGGCGAATTTTTAACCGAGGAAACCACAGGTATGGTGCGCGCCATTGGCGGCGGTAACTTTCTGGTATTGGGCGCGAGCCAGGCGCAAGTACTCACCGCCTGCGAAGCGGCGATTGACGCCATGCGCAAATTGCCTAATGTGATTATGCCTTTCCCGGGCGGCGTAGTGCGCTCTGGCTCCAAGGTCGGTAGCAAGTACCCAAAAATGTTTGCCAGTACCAATGATGCTTTTTGCCCGACACTCAAAGGTGTGGTCAAGAGCGAGCTCGACCCACGCGTAGAAAGTGTGATGGAAATCGTGGTCAATGGCCTGACATTTGAAGATATTGCTGTTTCAATGAAGGCAGGCATAGAAGCAGCGTGTGGGTTAGGTAAAGATAATGGCATCTTGCGAGTGTCTGCCGGTAATTACGGCGGCAAGCTGGGGCAACACCACTTTAAGCTGCGTCCAATTTTAAGCGGGGAGGTAAGCGCATGA
- a CDS encoding formylmethanofuran dehydrogenase subunit A: MITLLKNAKVIDPAHNKDGVVQDIYIRDGRIIAKPADSEKIGQVHDLNGKIVMAGAIDMHSHIGGGKVNIARMLLPEYQAMRRLDEPEAHICGANCSHHATPNTTDTGMRYIEMGYTAAFEPAILAVNARQAHMEMGDTPMIDKGGYAMLGNDDYFLRLLSQNADQKTINDYVAWTLHATQTIGIKVVNPGGISAFKFNERRQDLDQQHSHYHITPRRILQALSRAVNEIGIAKPLHVHCNNLGVAGNFQTTLDTMGASDGLPMHLTHIQFHSYGTEGDKKFSSAAANIAEAINSNKHITADVGQILFGQTVTASGDNMMQHLNAKVANPKKSVIMDIECDAGCGVVPFKYRDQNYVNALQWAIGLEVFLSVDDPWRVFLTTDHPNGAPFTSYPHLIRLLMDKTFRNDAFDKLNLNAQAMSNLKSLDREYSLYEIATMTRSAPAKLIGLQDRGHLGVGAAADITVYTDQPDKEAMFAKPDLVFKDGELVVKDGKVIKVVWGATHTAKPTFDLGVEKDIKHYFDRYHTMQMQNFKISNDQIAEDGRNHVINHVQG; the protein is encoded by the coding sequence ATGATTACGCTGCTCAAGAATGCCAAAGTGATTGACCCTGCCCATAACAAAGATGGTGTGGTACAAGATATTTATATCCGCGATGGCCGTATTATCGCCAAACCGGCCGACAGTGAAAAAATCGGCCAGGTGCACGACCTTAACGGCAAGATCGTGATGGCTGGTGCCATTGATATGCACAGCCATATTGGTGGCGGCAAAGTGAATATTGCACGCATGCTGCTGCCGGAATATCAGGCCATGCGTCGCCTGGATGAGCCCGAAGCCCATATCTGTGGCGCCAACTGTAGCCACCACGCCACACCGAATACCACCGATACCGGCATGCGCTATATTGAGATGGGCTATACCGCTGCGTTTGAGCCTGCGATTTTAGCCGTCAATGCGCGTCAGGCGCATATGGAGATGGGCGATACGCCCATGATCGACAAAGGCGGTTATGCCATGCTGGGCAATGACGATTATTTTTTACGTTTGCTGAGCCAGAATGCCGACCAGAAAACCATTAATGATTACGTAGCCTGGACGCTGCACGCGACACAAACCATAGGCATTAAAGTGGTCAACCCGGGTGGTATTTCTGCCTTTAAGTTTAATGAGCGCCGCCAAGATTTAGATCAGCAGCATAGCCATTACCACATCACGCCGCGCCGTATTTTGCAGGCCTTGAGCCGCGCGGTGAACGAGATTGGCATTGCCAAGCCTTTGCACGTGCACTGTAATAACCTGGGCGTGGCCGGTAACTTTCAGACCACCTTAGATACCATGGGTGCTAGCGATGGATTGCCCATGCATTTGACGCATATCCAGTTTCACAGCTACGGCACAGAGGGCGATAAAAAGTTTTCTTCTGCGGCGGCCAATATTGCTGAGGCGATTAATAGCAATAAACATATCACGGCCGATGTGGGGCAGATTTTGTTCGGGCAAACCGTGACTGCGTCTGGCGACAATATGATGCAGCACTTGAACGCCAAAGTCGCTAACCCGAAAAAATCAGTGATTATGGATATTGAATGCGACGCTGGTTGCGGTGTGGTGCCGTTTAAGTATCGTGACCAGAACTATGTGAACGCCTTGCAATGGGCGATTGGGCTGGAGGTGTTTTTGAGTGTGGATGACCCGTGGCGCGTGTTTTTAACCACCGACCACCCGAACGGCGCACCGTTTACCAGCTATCCGCACCTGATTCGTTTGCTGATGGATAAAACTTTCCGTAACGATGCATTTGACAAGCTGAATCTCAATGCGCAAGCCATGAGCAACCTGAAGTCGCTGGACCGTGAATATAGCCTGTATGAAATTGCCACTATGACGCGCTCAGCACCGGCCAAGCTGATTGGCTTGCAAGACCGAGGCCATTTAGGCGTGGGCGCGGCGGCGGATATCACGGTTTATACCGATCAGCCCGATAAAGAAGCCATGTTTGCCAAACCTGACCTGGTGTTTAAAGACGGTGAGCTGGTGGTAAAAGACGGCAAAGTGATTAAAGTGGTGTGGGGCGCAACGCATACCGCCAAACCGACCTTTGACCTCGGTGTAGAAAAAGACATCAAACATTATTTTGATCGCTACCACACCATGCAAATGCAAAACTTTAAAATTTCTAATGACCAGATTGCGGAAGATGGCCGCAACCATGTCATTAACCATGTGCAGGGGTAA
- a CDS encoding rhodanese-related sulfurtransferase, whose translation MSQYLTAALYKFVTLNDYKDLQQPILEACQQRHIKGTLLLANEGINGTIAGAADDIASILTYLRQDPRLVDLEHKESWADSHPFYRMKVKLKKEIVTMGVQGVDPNDVVGTYVKPEDWNAIISDPDVIVLDTRNDYEVHIGTFKGAIDPKTTTFREFPKYVADNLDKTKHKKVAMFCTGGIRCEKASSFMKQQGFEEVYHLQGGILKYLETIPKEESLWEGDCFVFDQRVAVKHGLEVGDHDQCYACRMPLTQAEMQSEQYEAGISCPYCFDKLSAEKKEALRERQKQVKLAKLRGKQHIGEQN comes from the coding sequence ATGAGTCAATACCTCACCGCCGCCCTCTACAAATTTGTCACGTTAAATGACTACAAAGACTTGCAACAACCGATTTTAGAGGCCTGCCAACAGCGGCATATTAAAGGCACTTTGCTACTGGCGAATGAAGGCATTAACGGCACCATTGCCGGTGCAGCGGATGATATTGCGTCTATTCTGACGTATTTGCGCCAGGACCCGCGTTTGGTCGACCTGGAACATAAAGAATCGTGGGCAGATAGCCATCCGTTTTACCGCATGAAAGTTAAACTCAAAAAAGAAATCGTCACCATGGGGGTGCAAGGTGTAGATCCGAATGACGTCGTGGGCACCTATGTCAAGCCAGAGGACTGGAATGCCATTATTTCAGACCCCGACGTGATTGTGTTGGATACCCGTAATGACTATGAGGTACACATTGGCACCTTTAAAGGCGCCATAGACCCAAAAACCACGACGTTCCGTGAGTTTCCCAAATACGTTGCCGACAACCTGGATAAAACCAAACATAAAAAAGTGGCCATGTTCTGCACCGGCGGTATCCGTTGTGAAAAAGCGTCTTCTTTCATGAAGCAACAAGGCTTCGAAGAGGTGTATCACTTGCAAGGCGGTATCCTCAAATACCTTGAGACTATTCCTAAAGAGGAAAGCTTGTGGGAGGGTGATTGCTTTGTGTTTGACCAGCGGGTGGCTGTGAAACATGGGCTGGAGGTGGGCGACCATGATCAATGCTATGCCTGCCGCATGCCACTGACGCAAGCAGAAATGCAAAGCGAGCAATACGAGGCTGGGATTTCTTGCCCGTATTGCTTTGACAAACTCTCTGCCGAGAAAAAAGAAGCGCTCCGTGAGCGGCAAAAGCAGGTCAAACTGGCTAAGTTACGCGGTAAACAGCATATCGGCGAACAGAACTAA
- a CDS encoding integron integrase — MENTPEVKPAPKLFPSIVERLRVKHYSKRTEDTYVNWIKRYILHHGKRHPRDMGVAEVEDFLTHLAVARNVSASTQNQAKSALLFLYKEVLEIELPWLDNVTQAKVPKRMPVVLNKPEVQALLNRLDGTMWLIGSLLYGSGLRVMECLRLRVKDIDFVKREILVREGKGFKDRVTMLPAALIEPLKQHLLKVKQLHDEDLAAGFGEVFMPMALDKKYPGAGREWSWQYVFPSIKRSIDPTNNQIRRHHADEKTVQRAVKKAAKAGNIAKLATPHTLRHSFATHLLEGGYDIRTVQELLGHSDVSTTMIYTHVLNKGGRGVSSPLDVM, encoded by the coding sequence ATGGAAAACACACCTGAGGTAAAACCAGCGCCAAAGTTGTTTCCTTCTATTGTAGAGCGGTTGCGAGTGAAGCATTACAGCAAGCGCACCGAGGATACATATGTAAATTGGATTAAACGCTATATTTTGCACCATGGCAAGCGACATCCGCGTGATATGGGTGTGGCTGAGGTGGAGGACTTTTTAACGCATTTGGCGGTGGCACGCAATGTGTCTGCCAGCACGCAAAATCAGGCGAAAAGCGCCCTGCTGTTTTTATATAAAGAGGTGCTGGAGATTGAGCTGCCATGGCTGGACAATGTGACACAAGCCAAAGTGCCTAAGCGCATGCCGGTGGTGCTTAACAAGCCTGAGGTACAAGCCCTGCTCAACCGGCTGGATGGCACGATGTGGCTGATTGGTAGTTTGCTATATGGTAGTGGCTTGCGCGTGATGGAGTGTCTGCGTTTGCGGGTGAAAGATATAGACTTTGTTAAAAGGGAGATTTTAGTGCGCGAAGGCAAGGGCTTTAAAGACCGGGTTACTATGCTGCCTGCGGCCTTGATTGAGCCTTTAAAACAACATTTGCTTAAAGTAAAACAGTTGCATGATGAGGACTTGGCGGCAGGTTTTGGTGAGGTGTTTATGCCGATGGCGCTTGATAAAAAATACCCTGGGGCTGGGCGCGAGTGGTCTTGGCAATATGTGTTTCCTTCCATCAAGCGCTCTATAGACCCGACAAACAACCAGATTCGCCGCCACCATGCTGATGAAAAAACGGTGCAACGCGCGGTAAAAAAGGCTGCCAAGGCGGGCAATATCGCTAAACTGGCCACACCACACACGCTGCGGCACAGCTTTGCGACACATCTGCTGGAAGGCGGTTATGATATTCGCACGGTGCAGGAGTTATTGGGGCACAGTGATGTATCAACCACTATGATTTATACGCATGTGCTCAATAAGGGCGGGCGTGGCGTGAGTAGCCCACTGGATGTGATGTGA
- a CDS encoding VOC family protein — protein MSNLTVAEIKAFVPAKNFALSKQFYQDMGFTMASEGGGVAYFHYAHASFLLQDFCVENLAENFMMHLLVQDVDAWWDKIQESGIIQTYGVKVWPIQLQSWGMRDFCIADPSGVLWRIGQNVD, from the coding sequence ATGTCTAATCTGACCGTGGCCGAAATCAAGGCCTTTGTGCCTGCGAAAAACTTCGCGCTTTCCAAGCAGTTTTATCAAGACATGGGCTTTACCATGGCGTCAGAAGGTGGCGGTGTGGCTTATTTTCACTATGCACACGCGAGTTTTCTGTTGCAGGATTTTTGTGTTGAGAACCTGGCTGAGAATTTTATGATGCATCTGCTGGTGCAGGATGTGGATGCCTGGTGGGACAAAATTCAGGAAAGCGGCATTATTCAGACCTATGGCGTCAAAGTATGGCCGATTCAGTTGCAAAGCTGGGGCATGCGTGATTTTTGCATTGCTGACCCCTCAGGTGTGTTGTGGCGGATTGGGCAAAATGTGGATTGA
- the ndk gene encoding nucleoside-diphosphate kinase: MALERTLSIIKPDAVAKNVIGQIYTRFENAGLKIVAAKMAQLSQAEAEGFYAVHKERPFFNDLVKFMISGPVMIQALEGENAVLTHRDLMGATNPKDAAPGTIRADFAESIDANAVHGSDSLENAAIEIKYFFG; this comes from the coding sequence ATGGCTTTAGAGCGCACACTTAGCATTATCAAACCAGACGCTGTTGCAAAAAACGTGATTGGTCAAATCTACACCCGTTTTGAAAACGCTGGCTTGAAAATTGTTGCGGCTAAAATGGCACAACTGTCACAAGCTGAAGCTGAAGGCTTCTACGCAGTACACAAAGAGCGTCCTTTCTTCAACGACCTGGTCAAGTTCATGATTTCAGGCCCAGTGATGATTCAAGCACTGGAAGGCGAAAACGCTGTATTGACACACCGCGACCTGATGGGTGCGACTAACCCAAAAGATGCAGCACCAGGCACTATCCGTGCTGACTTCGCTGAGAGCATTGATGCTAACGCTGTACACGGTTCCGATTCGCTGGAAAACGCAGCCATTGAAATCAAATATTTCTTCGGTTAA
- a CDS encoding formylmethanofuran dehydrogenase, translated as MSHITLTAKAVSRSIDCRALLPLALQGKTVAEIAAIKLAANLSVADVFEVSVDEAVAALQLTFKNTTCAHQYIGFGMTSGQINVAGDAGDFLGAQLQNGVLICTGNAGARAGDRMRRGMLLIEGNAGDYCASDMMAGTLGVLGTTGAYLGYGMKRGTLLLQHTPAAQATWVDCGFHKLPFLNILYKSFKRLDSRFAQINSQRVQRWAGDMGGLGKAEILVIQP; from the coding sequence ATGAGCCATATCACTTTAACGGCTAAAGCAGTTTCACGCAGCATTGATTGCCGCGCTTTATTACCCCTTGCCTTGCAAGGCAAAACAGTGGCCGAGATTGCAGCAATCAAACTGGCCGCCAACCTCAGCGTGGCCGATGTGTTTGAGGTTAGTGTTGATGAGGCTGTAGCCGCATTACAGCTGACGTTTAAAAACACCACTTGTGCACACCAATATATTGGTTTTGGCATGACCAGCGGGCAAATTAACGTAGCGGGTGACGCCGGTGATTTTTTAGGGGCGCAACTGCAAAACGGTGTGCTCATTTGCACAGGCAACGCGGGTGCACGCGCGGGCGACCGTATGCGCCGCGGCATGTTGTTGATAGAAGGCAATGCGGGGGACTATTGCGCCTCGGACATGATGGCAGGCACGCTAGGCGTGCTTGGCACGACAGGGGCTTATTTAGGCTATGGCATGAAGCGTGGCACGCTGTTGTTACAGCACACGCCAGCTGCGCAAGCCACTTGGGTAGACTGCGGTTTTCACAAGTTGCCTTTCCTTAATATCTTGTATAAATCGTTTAAACGGCTGGATAGCCGCTTTGCGCAGATTAATAGCCAGCGAGTACAGCGCTGGGCGGGCGACATGGGTGGCTTGGGCAAAGCTGAAATACTTGTGATTCAACCTTAA